Proteins encoded together in one Chelonoidis abingdonii isolate Lonesome George chromosome 1, CheloAbing_2.0, whole genome shotgun sequence window:
- the KCTD21 gene encoding BTB/POZ domain-containing protein KCTD21, whose amino-acid sequence MSEPITLNVGGKLYTTSLSTLTSFPDSMLGAMFSGKMPTKRDSQGNCFIDRDGKVFRYILNFLRTSHLDLPEDFQEMGLLRREADFYQVQPLIEALQEKEVELSKAEKNAMLNITLDQKTQTVHFTVREAPQIYSLSSSNMEVFSAHIFSTSSLFLKLLGSRLYYCFNGNLSSISSYLQDPNHLTLDWVATVEGLPEEEYTRQNLKRLWVVPANKQINSFQVFVEEVLKIAMSDGFCVDSSHPHASDFMNNKIIRLIRYK is encoded by the coding sequence ATGTCAGAACCTATAACCCTCAACGTTGGAGGAAAACTGTACACCACTTCCCTGTCTACTCTGACTAGTTTTCCAGACTCCATGCTGGGCGCCATGTTCAGTGGAAAGATGCCAACCAAGAGGGATAGCCAAGGCAACTGCTTCATTGACAGAGATGGCAAAGTATTCCGCTACATCCTGAACTTCTTGAGAACTTCCCACCTGGACCTCCCTGAGGACTTCCAGGAAATGGGCTTGCTGCGACGGGAAGCAGATTTTTATCAGGTCCAGCCGCTGATTGAAGCATTGCAAGAGAAGGAGGTGGAGCTCTCCAAAGCTGAGAAAAACGCCATGCTCAACATCACCTTGGATCAGAAGACACAGACAGTTCACTTCACTGTTCGGGAAGCGCCCCAGATCTACAGCCTGTCGTCCTCCAACATGGAAGTATTTAGTGCCCACATATTCAGCACGTCATCTCTGTTCTTAAAGCTCCTGGGTTCCAGACTTTACTATTGCTTCAATGGCAACCTGTCTTCAATATCCAGCTACCTGCAGGACCCCAACCACTTGACCTTGGATTGGGTCGCGACTGTGGAAGGCCTGCCAGAAGAGGAGTACACTAGACAGAACTTAAAGAGACTTTGGGTGGTGCCAGCTAATAAGCAAATTAATAGCTTCCAGGTATTTGTGGAAgaggtgctaaaaatagccatgagTGATGGGTTTTGTGTggattcctcccacccccatgcttCTGATTTCATGAATAATAAGATTATTCGACTAATTCGGTACAAGTAG